In Lepisosteus oculatus isolate fLepOcu1 chromosome 17, fLepOcu1.hap2, whole genome shotgun sequence, a genomic segment contains:
- the rnaset2 gene encoding ribonuclease T2, with protein sequence MKAFSLVLFLCLGHTVWTMSNHLYKHDWNRLILTHHWPQTLCSLEHITCSQFNYWTLHGLWTDKADMCNSSWPFDERQIEDLMPEMNKWWPDLLQSGATKFWSHEWQKHGTCAAQLEALNSEHKYFGKALELYKKVDLDGILKKFNIVPSTKYYSLDEIKGTIVNFYRVKPKIQCVMPKEEEEAQTLGQIEICFDKEFQLVDCVHSKEELSDRTDDHLTFGFHSHWEYTVCDESLQVYYPPTQERS encoded by the exons ATGAAGGCCTTCAGTCTGGTGCTGTTCCTGTGCCTGGGCCATACTGTCTGGACGATGTCTAATCATTTGTACAA ACATGACTGGAATAGGCTGATTTTGACCCATCACTGGCcacagaccctgtgctct TTGGAACATATCACTTGCTCCCAGTTTAACTATTGGACCTTACATGGACTCTG GACAGATAAAGCAGATATGTGTAATTCTTCCTGGCCTTTTGATGAAAGACAGATAGAG gACCTAATGCCAGAAATGAATAAGTGGTGGCCGGATTTGCTGCAGTCAGGTGCCACTAAATTCTG GAGTCATGAATGGCAAAAACATGGGACTTGTGCAGCACAACTTGAAGCCCTGAACTCTGAGCATAAATACTTCGGTAAAGCACTGGAGCTATACAAGAAAGTGGACCTTGATGG gattttgaaGAAATTTAACATTGTCCCATCAACAAAATATTACAGT ctggatgagatcaagGGTACCATTGTCAACTTTTACAGAGTAAAACCAAAGATTCAGTGTGTAATGCCAAAAGAG GAGGAAGAGGCTCAAACATTGGGGCAAATCGAAATCTGTTTTGACAAAGAATTCCAGTTGGTTGACTGTGTGCATTCTAAAGAGGAGCTTTCTGACAGGACAGATGACCACCTAACCTTTGGTTTTCATTCCCATTGGGAATATACCGTCTGTGATGAGTCCTTGCAAGTTTACTATCCTCCCACACAAGAGAGGAGTTAG